ACCATTGACGTACAGAGCAGTACACAGGCGTACAACAAAATGACATGACGACCAAAGAGAATACAGCTTTTTTTCTGGTCTGTGGAATACGGGTTCCTTGCGGGATCGTCATTTTTCTGAAGTTAGTCTGAGTTTTTCTGAGCTTGCGGGCGACGGCACAGCCCAGCACCATGCACCTTGGATGAATGAAtcaatgttattggtctgtggaaTGAATGATTAGGTACCTCTATGCCATGCACAGTATGGCACAGATAATAACATATATATAGGATAGGATCATGGACCTTGAAATGGATAGGATCTAGATAGTAGATAGGTAATCTATGGGATCTAGGATGCAAAATGACAGACAAACTGCAGACCAAGAATCAAGAACTTTATCTGTGGTAACGGTAACATGAGTCTAGTgatgtacctatttgtttacTCGGTTTATCCAATGTAGTGAATAATTAAACTCGGCTCAGGTTGATGATAAATCGATGGTTTTGTTACTAGGTACACATATTTTAAATGAACGTCACCacagcacatgagtagatattccTACAGAGAGCAAGCTTCCTAACAACGTtcaaaattttatacctattcttaTAGGGTTGCCACTTGTTGCaagataaaaatagataaataggtatattgtatagtatAGATTACAACATTgtatagtaagtatagattACACATAAAAATATTGCATAGATCACAATAAAGCCTAGAGCTATTTCCTGTATTATTTCCCATATACTGGATAATTAGCtgagagtacctacctactgagagTTATTTTCCCGCTAGGGAAGTTGTTTCCAATCACGCCAATCTGTGTTTCAACCAATCTGCCTGCTCATAGTCCACCGACTGACTAGACTTAGACATGGTAAGGTAACAACAAAATATAGTTAAGTAACTACAACAGATATTTTTACAATCTTTTATgtgttatttaaaataatttttctttgtttgaaGCTGTTACAACATTTTGAGAAAAAATGCGTAATCGATTATGAAATTATTGATTAATGCCTCGTGTTTAGTTATCGATGTTCATTCGCTTCATCACCCACCACATcactaatttagtttttttgttgCAACTttacaacacaacacaacacattACAACAACTCGGAAGTTTTTTTAGAATCGGTGTTTAGAATTTACTATGATGTTTTGTTGAAgattacaaaaaattattatgaatcatAAATGTTTTTTGTGTAATTTTCAGTTGTGCGATTGAAGTTATCACAATTTTGTTCAATTATGGATTCCTCAAGAAGAACTAACTCCGAGGAGCAACGGTGTGTTCTAGGTTTACAAGATTTAAAAATATCCAACAAAGACGAAAATGATACTGAGCAAGCGCACTCTGCTTCTACTTCCAATTTAAGTGCTCAAGCGAAACCTAGGCCCGTCGGTGCGATAGAGAGTTTTACTTTAGAAAATGCTCCTGTAAATCGTCAAGATTACAGTTTTTACGAGCGATCGAATGTAATAGCGTCTTCGAAATTCGCGACTCCCAAGCGAGTAGAGACCATAGCGTCGATCAATAAACGCGATATTAACACGACAGCCCTTCCGGCGAGCCCTACGCGATCTATAGACTCTATTTCGCAAAGGTCGCTCAGTTATCAAACGGAAGATTTGTACGAAATACCAGGAAATACAAACACTCAGTATCCACCGCCAGTGTACGAAAACATCGAATATTACGGCGAGCAACAGTTACCGCAGCCCCcgtactaccaccagctgtacCAGAGCTCGCCGCTCGTCGCCGACGGGTACTACAACACCCGGTACAGCAAGGCGCAGCCTCAGGTGCCCGTTAataacaaaactaaattaaatccaCTGCTCTATGAGAATATGCTTTGTCCTGAAAATGATAAGATCGACTATAAAGTGCAACCTAACGTGGACCAGCAATACATGCAGCAAGGCTCTGTACCAGGACCGCAGGTGCCCAACACCACAATAAACAGGAGTAGTTCTCAGAAACTGCTGAATGATAAGAGCAAAGTAGACAAGGTGCCTCCCCCACCACCCTACATCTCAACTGATAACTCTAGTAGTGATTATACTATTATGAAGTCTGCACCACCAAAATACACTAATGTCAGTgctcttttaaaaaataataactctGTGAGTTTTGATGACAAACTTGTGACAATTCCTTCCACAGCCATTTATGCATCAATTGCACCAAGTGCTCAGAGACCTAAGGCAAATATTGCTACTGAGGTTCAGGGGGCTGTCATTGCTCCAAAATACTTCCACCCAAAACCACCACCTCCAGTGGGGAACGGACTGGGGAAAGTGAAGCCTGCTGTTAATGGCAGTTACATTGCCAACCCAAAGCCTATCCCCAACAGAATGCACATAGTTGAGGATACCAACGGCTCAGACTATGTTTGCATGACTGGTGGATCACCCGCAGCTGCTGTCGCTGCAGCAAACAAGGACAATGTGTCTCTAGCATCAGAATCAATAAGTTCTCGTAACATGGCATCTATGTGTTCACCCGTGCAATCTCCTGCTCCTAGTCCTACTCCTAGCTCGGTCTCCCAGTTGTCTGGAGGGTCGCGAGGGTCTGGAGGCCGTGGAAAGAGCCTCCTCCCTTACAGTATCACCCCTCCACGGCCACCGGGGCCTAGCGAAGCTCAGCGTAAAATAGAGGAATTAACACGACAGCTTGAAGAAGAAATGGAGAGGCAGGATGAGGAAGGAGAATACTTTGGTAAAGACCTTTGAACTttatgaaatatattatttcttgATTCCTATTTTTGACAATTGCATGTTAACATTTGATCTTTGAACTTCTGTAACCTATTGTGGAGTTTACCTTTTCAGGCCGTGCAAattatgacaatttttttttcaactttgaTACTGACTACATACATTCCTGTACTCCTGAAGGATAATGTACTTTGTCAACTTTCTAGCATTATTTCCTATCTTTCTTTAGTTGTATCTTATTTGTATATATTTGGTTGTATCTTAAAGTAGTTTTTCAGGGCGGATGATGTGATACCCCTTGTAAGCAATCACCACTCGTCTCTGCTGGTAGACAGCCTGGTATACTTAGACTAATGATGTACAgtaaagagatagcggtttgtagagcattgtctctgtctttgagactgacaaaacgtcacataggtataagtgacggagacaatgctctacagaactgaaatctcattctaaaggttgatttacaatatttcctgccaggtaCTGTATTTTACAGTCTTCATAAATTGTTGCTCCTTCCAGGTATATGTCACACCTGTGGTGCTGGAGTCACGGGTGCAGGCCAGGCATGCCAGGCTATGGGCAACCTTTACCATACAAACTGTTTCATATGCTGCTCATGTGGCAGAGCCTTAAGAGGCAAGGCCTTCTATAATGTTCACGGAAAAGTTTATTGTGAAGAGGATTATCTGGTATGTATTACTTactttaacttaatttatttatcctcaatttgatgtgtttatttattttatttttacttttattcctCTTATTTGCcctctattcctctcttatttactgttgtatttttattattataggtacatacatataataaaataaaataaaataacaataaaaataaaaaataaaaaaaaatacatattatattttgtgtatttactttatttaatttgtacaccccttccgcttctttaatttttattatatccttTACCCTGAGGTTGCCTgtaagagatcgctattttagcgataaggccacCTGTTGTAtttgcaaacatctttgttatatatttttattattttggtgtACAATTGATTATTTCTTTTAGTACTCCGGATTTCAACAAACGGCAGAGAAATGTGCAATATGTGGGCATCTAATAATGGAAATGGTAAgtcacatcactacccatattatgaatgcgaaagtggtttattggcttgttggtttgtccttcaatcacgtcgcaacagatgGACGTAATTTTGgatggttaaagacctggacagtgaaaAAAaccactttttattccagaaaatcaaacagttcctacaggatttttaaaaacctaaatccacgcaaacgaattcgtgagcatcagctagttgttaatattctgtaatttatttattgcatgagGTAAACTAACAATTCATAGATATATTGCAGTCCCTTATAGATAATGttttaatgtattatttttgtagTGCACATGGTTATTTGTATTTATGTACAAGCTGATAGCTGTTAGCTCTTATCAATTGGAATTATCTGTTCCCATTTTagtaaactttgaacttgtttaGACTTAGACTTTATCTATACTAAGTTACACATTTTGTGTGAAATTTTATCAGTCTTTACTGAAGGTGACTCCACAAATTCAGGCAGGCAAAATTATATGTGCCCGCTAGGTAGTATAATAGATTAACTAATCTTGATTATCAACTCAGATTAGCATTCAGAGACTTCCCTAGAGGTAAAAACTCCATGTATTTCAgctatatacttaatataatacacaccttttctttaattaaaaaaatatttccagCGTTGTCAATTtggtatttgactatatcaaaaataaattatttctcagtgattatttaatagaggatcttccaaaataggtaaaatccacgtcttttgttagttttaagtgtaataactattttaaattatcgattaatcACGATtaacgtcacattccagtatttcatagaatctcgcttACTAAGCGCAACGTTtggataaaaagtcactgatttgactagttgtcaaatactagGCTGCTGGGCTGTTCGATGGATTCTCAGCCTGTTTGCCTATGTAACAAGAGCTTCCTTACAGatcttctttcttttctttacaGATTTTACAAGCAATGGGGAAGTCATACCACCCTGGTTGTTTCCGCTGCTGTATCTGCAACGAGTGCCTGGACGGGGTTCCCTTCACTGTGGACGTTGACAACAAGATCTACTGTGTCAATGATTACCATCGCATGTTTGCTCCCAAGTGTGCCAGCTGTGGTAAAGGTCAGTGCACTTTGATAATTCATAACACATGCACACAGTGGTaaactgtggtagcctagtggttaggatgtccgcattccaatcggaggttggggggttagatcctgggcacgcacctctaacttttcggagttatgtgcgtttttaagtaattaaaatatatcacttgctttaacggtgaaggaaaaaatcgtgaggaaacctgcatacctgagagttttccataatgctctcaaaggtgtgtgaagtctgccaatccgcacttggccagtggggtggactatggccgaaatcgttctcactctgacaggagacccgccctctgtagtgagccggcgatgggttgatcatgatgacacaCAGTGGGGTACCACAAGCTGTACAAATATACATTGTTAGCTAAGTCAGTCAATGCCAATAAACCAAAATGTTAACATTTTTTTAGTTCTGGgcagaatgttttttttattttattccataagttagcctttgactgcaatctcacctggtggtaagtgacaatgTAGTCTATGATAGAAGCTGGTTAACTTGGAAGAGATATATCACTAAATTTTTATTGAAaccaaaatccatactaatgttataaatgcgaaagtgtgtctgtcagtctgctagcttttcccggcccaacagttcaaccgattttaatgaaatttggtacagagttagcttacaccccggggaaggacataggctcggAAAATtgaagggttcccacgggattttttagaacccaaatccacgcggacgtagtcgctggcatcatctagtaaaatatatagtCCAAAACTGTACACATTTATTAGCCAGTTTCTTGGACCAATGGGgcttgtttttattaacaactagctgatgcccgcgatttcgtacgcatggatttaggaattttccgggataaaaagtagcctatgtccttccccgggttgcaagctacctctgtaccaaatttcgtcaaaatcggttgaatggtggagccgtgaaaagctagcagacagacagacacactttcgcatttataatactagtatggatgaTATTTTCCAGGTATAACTCCTGTGGAAGGTACGGACGAGACGGTGCGCGTGGTGTCGATGGACCGCGATTTTCACGTGGACTGCTACATGTGCTGCGTCTGCGGCATGCAACTCACTGACGAGCCCGACAAGCGCTGCTATCCATTAGCTGGTACGTGAACGAAATGTATTATCtaatcgtttttagggttccgtacctcacaaggaaaaacggaacccttataggatcactttggttgtctgtctgtctgtccgtctgtctgcttgtcaagaaacctacatgaaatttatgaatgaatgatgaaatttagcaggtaggtaggtcttataagggggaaaatctgaaaaaatcaagtggggtatcatatgaaagtaatatcatacctgtgcattctaaaacagatttttatttatttttatacttcatagtttttgaattattgtgcaaaatgtcgaaaaaatacgactgtagtgcggaaccctcggtgcgcgagcctaactcgcacttgaccggtttttactcTATGTGTCTGATACAAACTGCTAAGgtttggaatgcccttccggcgtccgtgtttcATGTATAATCTACGTACCTTCAAAATAAGAGTGAATCTCCGCGCGCGCTCCAACCtaaacctcatcattgcttttttaagaatgattgtcgtcaagtgcaagcctatcaaataataaaaaaaattgcaaaggTGGTGCTCTCAgtggctgtatctcatgaacagtagagatgaaattttcacacaatgtCTCATCTGTTGCCGCTGTAACAACTAATAatgagaatttcaaaatgggcacaatgaaaataaaaaaaatgtgtgattTTTGTAAGATGGGTACAGAATAGTGTGcaagttcaactcgcacttgaccaatttatTCAAATATACTATTTTGATTGTTTTCAGGCAAGCTAATGTGCCGCGCCTGCCACCTGTCCACCATCGGCGCGGCCACGGGGCCGGGCATGCCGCCCGCGCCGCATCTTTCGCCCGCCTCCTACCAGTATATGGGCTAAACCGTCACGTCATACCTCTGGCTTCCAGAATGTTGTGTGCTTTTGCATATTAGTGATGCAAAACGCTGTGATTTTTATGAattgttaaaatatttgaaGACTATGTGTAGTCTTCATTGTAGTGAAACTAAGCGAAAACAATGACTGGCAAATTAAAATCCGCCTGCAGTTTATTTCACTACGAATTGCCATTATTGACATTTGACAATAAAGATAGGTGTTCCTTGGTACAAACCTTGGTTGGTGAATATGTAAATGTGTGGTAATCAGCCTCTCTATGTACTACCTACTACACTGGATTGACCATTCCAAACAAACATTCTTGATGACTGCAACTTGCTTTCGCATATATAACTTTGATGGCCAGTGCCATATCAAGTATGATAGCTTCATAGAACATGATTTTTGTTTGGAATATCTGTTCCATACATTTCATTCAATGATTTTACTACGAAATTGTATTATAGGACAGAGTTATGCAtacacattgtggctaattcctttgtacacaatctctaaactaaactaaaatatcacgtctaaatctattgctatccctgtcataatgttgcttgcggaaaaggaaagcactagatttagacctgttaatttagtttagtttagagattgtgtactagagaatcggccccaatgtcttgGTGCATTGAGACTACAGATAGTGATCAGAGTAAGTCATTGAAGTCTAATAGCAGAGTCTATTGTGGTGCTCTGGTCTGGCATGCACTACACATGACATGCATTGTAACACAGCACAACACTAATGTATTCGCATGTGTCATAACTTCGCACATAAGTATATTGCAGATAGATTTCTGTGCTATGGTTATGGACTATGGTATGTTCAATAAGGTGAACTTTGTTGGTGCAACATGTGGATATTAGATCTAAAACAATAAGATTATGCAGTCATTAGGACCTCTGTTAAGAGTTGCCAGCTATAATCACTACTATTGACTCTTAAAATTAGCATAATGGATATGCTATGTTTGAATATTCTGTTTATGGAAAATTTAGGAATGTgcgaaattatattatgttgattaaaattaattataagatGTAATAGAACAAAGTGAAATgttaaagttttattaaattgttataaaaattatagagagagccagcgcgtgccagaccttccttattttatgaaagctgaaagtttctctgtgtattctccccaacactgggagaaactTTTGTtaggatgtttgtttggattatagtggctttgggagataacaggtactaAAGGTATATATAATCTTACGTCAaactataaagtctaatttttaaatattttttttggagtaggtagtattaaaaatcacatCATCGCCAGACGcttagtgtcgtgggaacccccgccagatacccttaaacgttaataatttattaaactttaaaggtgtctggcagggggttgctaccatactaagtgtctggcaatgcatgacgtgatttctaatactattctgaagaaaatataaaaaataagaccTTCAACTTTAATATAAGatgttttacacctttattacttgttaACTTTGGGAGCCACGATGATCCAAACTAACGTTCATCCCAATATTGGggagagaaactttcagcttttataaaataaggaaggtctggcacatgCTGACTCTTAGGCCATTAATATAAGAGAACAACCATGTTTTCTGGACCTAGATTGTCACATTGGTAATAAATTCCATTGATTAATTTCGTTAAAACTGGAACAAAAAAATTCGTATTAAAAAGTCACAACTCACAAAATCAAATGGTTCAATTATACTTAAGAAATGAGAGTCGTCCTcaaaaaaattcataatatgtGAATACATAATATGCTCAATGTGTAGCTATTTTGATGTTAGAACAACATTTTACTACCTAATAAAATGTATGTGTGAAGTGACTCAATTTAGCTTTAAATACAAGGTATCCTTCGACAACTTGATGTATAGTGTAAGTGGCAATGGGACTGTTGGTTAGTTGTGGTGTTGAGTAGAGATGTGTGACTGAGAATTAACCTTTTGTagattatattaaattaattagattTATTGTATGCATGATTATTAGATAGGTAATGATATAATCAAATGTAATTTAATGGAGCCAGAAATGGTTTATGCCTACAATTTATATGTGATATAACAATAATTTGCGCTTATTTGGGATCCTTGAAGTCAGGAGGGAATAATAAATTAGAAAAACTACATTTTTGAATAAGGTCTCAAGTTGCATTTTTTTGCATAATAAGTAAACAGTATTGTCGAAACAACTTCTATTGTGTCATCTGGggaaataaaattgattatttttaatatctttaatgcatttattaattttattttcatacaagAGACGGCACATCTGGCTCTATTAAGAACTACCTTCTTACTATATTTATACCTTCTTGTGATTATAAACTAGAAGAGAAATAGCACCATTGTAAACATTCCAGTTATGTGCTGTCCAGTttcgtaggtacttacttaattgtttttagtttatgATGTCTGTACATTTTGACAATTGAAATGTGTTTATCCTAGTtctttctattaaataaaaataattttgttaaataatacttttgtatttatatatttttaacaataaatattttaaaactataattatttcgtATAAGGATTTTAAGATTTCCCAGTTCATTTTAGTTAATTATACATAGCAAACGACTGGCTTTAAAAGTTTTAAGAAACTTCTAATATATTTCAAAAAGAGgttaatttacatttttttaaccctattttttatatttttcatttctgtCTTATATCGTTGCATTTCATCCATGACTTGTGTCTTTCTCTCTTGTATTTGGGTCTGGTAGTGTTGCTTACTTTCCTGAAATCTATCTTGAATATTATCCTTCCTTTCTTGAAGCATCTCCTTAAGTCTTGTCCTTGAAGGGACTGGTTTAATCCATCCAAATGCTGTCAGTCTATTTATAGCATATGTGGTTGCACCTTTAAGATaacaaagatatttaaaaactagTATTTGAagctatcaatttttttttgtcaggTCACTACTCTTTCAGTATTGtcagagtgagggaactctttttttttatctctgtttgatcctgaatcgaca
The DNA window shown above is from Maniola hyperantus chromosome 1, iAphHyp1.2, whole genome shotgun sequence and carries:
- the jub gene encoding LIM domain-containing protein jub — its product is MDSSRRTNSEEQRCVLGLQDLKISNKDENDTEQAHSASTSNLSAQAKPRPVGAIESFTLENAPVNRQDYSFYERSNVIASSKFATPKRVETIASINKRDINTTALPASPTRSIDSISQRSLSYQTEDLYEIPGNTNTQYPPPVYENIEYYGEQQLPQPPYYHQLYQSSPLVADGYYNTRYSKAQPQVPVNNKTKLNPLLYENMLCPENDKIDYKVQPNVDQQYMQQGSVPGPQVPNTTINRSSSQKLLNDKSKVDKVPPPPPYISTDNSSSDYTIMKSAPPKYTNVSALLKNNNSVSFDDKLVTIPSTAIYASIAPSAQRPKANIATEVQGAVIAPKYFHPKPPPPVGNGLGKVKPAVNGSYIANPKPIPNRMHIVEDTNGSDYVCMTGGSPAAAVAAANKDNVSLASESISSRNMASMCSPVQSPAPSPTPSSVSQLSGGSRGSGGRGKSLLPYSITPPRPPGPSEAQRKIEELTRQLEEEMERQDEEGEYFGICHTCGAGVTGAGQACQAMGNLYHTNCFICCSCGRALRGKAFYNVHGKVYCEEDYLYSGFQQTAEKCAICGHLIMEMILQAMGKSYHPGCFRCCICNECLDGVPFTVDVDNKIYCVNDYHRMFAPKCASCGKGITPVEGTDETVRVVSMDRDFHVDCYMCCVCGMQLTDEPDKRCYPLAGKLMCRACHLSTIGAATGPGMPPAPHLSPASYQYMG